From a single Pseudobutyrivibrio xylanivorans genomic region:
- a CDS encoding MBOAT family O-acyltransferase, with protein sequence MNRNGKYQLGHAFLLGMSLWFYGYFNPSYLLIIIASVCVNYTFYYLMKRMQKETMLAAVTENYELANVASSCIGRLNKCKPIMMLGVAVNLGIIFYFKYMDFFIENVNAIAKTDWPLMHIVLPLGISFFTFQQISFIVDTYRGEVPEYDFLTYACYVTFFPQLIAGPIVTHDELIPQLKDKSKKSVNWDNMARGFYMFAIGMGKKVLLADVFGVAVNWGYENVSELQATNAILIAVGYCFQLYFDFSGYCDMATGLGKMLNIDLPQNFISPYKALTITDFWNRWHMTLSRFFTRYVYIPLGGSRKGNVRTYVNLFIVFLLSGFWHGAAWTFVLWSVLNGIFCIITRMFKKFFKELHPALGWMITQGFFTLSVVFFRANTIHDAVELIKQILYVDFTPIDVHILEAFKIPGLNYFWDGTALTHSLPFIYVAVFYYLALYIVLGCKNSFEKMKAFKPTVANMLWSGVLLAWAIASLSGISTFLYFNF encoded by the coding sequence TTGAATCGAAATGGAAAATATCAGCTGGGACATGCCTTTTTATTGGGAATGTCCCTGTGGTTTTATGGCTATTTCAATCCAAGCTATCTGCTGATTATAATAGCAAGCGTGTGTGTGAACTATACCTTCTATTATTTGATGAAGCGGATGCAGAAGGAGACAATGCTTGCCGCTGTAACAGAGAATTATGAGCTGGCAAATGTAGCCAGTTCCTGTATTGGCAGGCTGAATAAATGCAAGCCAATAATGATGTTGGGAGTTGCGGTAAACCTTGGAATTATCTTTTATTTCAAGTACATGGATTTCTTCATCGAAAATGTTAATGCCATTGCAAAGACCGACTGGCCGCTTATGCACATTGTGCTGCCTCTCGGCATCAGCTTTTTCACATTCCAGCAGATTTCGTTTATCGTGGACACTTATCGCGGAGAGGTTCCAGAATATGATTTTCTCACATACGCCTGCTATGTTACATTCTTCCCACAGCTTATTGCCGGCCCAATCGTCACTCACGATGAGCTGATTCCACAGCTTAAAGATAAGTCGAAGAAGTCGGTGAATTGGGACAACATGGCGCGTGGCTTCTACATGTTTGCCATCGGAATGGGCAAAAAGGTGCTGCTTGCAGATGTTTTTGGTGTGGCAGTAAACTGGGGTTATGAAAATGTTTCTGAATTACAAGCGACCAATGCCATTCTCATTGCGGTTGGATACTGTTTCCAGCTTTATTTTGATTTCAGTGGCTACTGCGATATGGCAACAGGCCTTGGAAAGATGTTGAATATCGATTTGCCACAGAACTTTATTTCGCCATACAAGGCACTTACTATCACTGATTTTTGGAATCGCTGGCACATGACTCTCAGCCGATTCTTTACCAGATACGTGTACATTCCGCTTGGCGGAAGCCGTAAGGGAAATGTGCGTACCTATGTGAACTTGTTTATTGTATTCCTTCTTAGCGGCTTTTGGCATGGAGCGGCATGGACCTTTGTTCTTTGGTCGGTGTTGAATGGAATCTTTTGCATAATCACTAGAATGTTTAAGAAGTTCTTCAAGGAACTACATCCTGCATTGGGCTGGATGATTACACAGGGCTTTTTCACTCTGTCGGTAGTGTTCTTCCGCGCCAATACAATTCATGACGCAGTGGAGCTGATAAAGCAGATTCTTTATGTGGATTTCACACCAATCGATGTTCATATCTTGGAGGCATTCAAAATCCCGGGCCTGAATTACTTCTGGGATGGCACAGCACTGACACATTCTTTGCCATTTATTTATGTGGCTGTATTCTATTATTTGGCCCTTTATATTGTGCTTGGTTGCAAGAACTCCTTCGAGAAGATGAAGGCGTTTAAACCGACTGTCGCGAACATGCTTTGGTCGGGCGTACTGCTCGCCTGGGCAATTGCGTCGTTGTCCGGCATAAGCACATTCTTATATTTTAATTTTTAA
- a CDS encoding O-acetylhomoserine aminocarboxypropyltransferase/cysteine synthase family protein produces the protein MNSTIGTKCVQAGYTPGNGEPRQIPIVQSTTFKYDTSEDMGKLFDLEASGYFYTRLQNPTNDYVAAKIAELEGGTAAMLTSSGQAANFFALFNICECGSHIVASSSIYGGTFNLIAVTMKKMGIDVTFVSPKASEEELNAAFQDNTRAVFGETIANPALTVLDIEKFAKAAHEHGVPLIVDNTFPTPVNCRPIEWGADIVTHSTTKYMDGHGAAVGGCIVDSGKFDWMAHADKFPGLCTPDDSYHGITYAEKFGKEGAFITKCTAQLMRDFGCIQSPQHAFILNLGLESLHVRMPRHVENGLAVAKFLSEQPEVKKVTYPGLEGDEYYEIAQKYLPNGGCGVVSFELEGGRKAAESFMKKLKLIAIETHVADARSCCLNPATSTHRQMTDAQLEEAGIPAGLIRVSCGLEDSADLITDIAQALK, from the coding sequence ATGAACTCTACAATCGGAACAAAATGTGTACAAGCAGGCTATACTCCTGGAAATGGTGAGCCTCGCCAGATTCCTATCGTACAGTCTACAACTTTTAAATATGATACAAGCGAAGACATGGGAAAGCTTTTCGACCTTGAGGCCAGCGGATATTTCTATACACGTCTTCAGAATCCAACAAATGATTATGTTGCTGCAAAGATTGCCGAGCTTGAAGGTGGAACTGCTGCAATGCTCACATCATCAGGACAGGCTGCAAACTTCTTTGCGCTTTTCAATATTTGCGAATGCGGTAGCCACATCGTTGCGTCATCATCAATCTACGGTGGTACTTTCAACCTCATTGCCGTGACTATGAAGAAGATGGGAATCGATGTCACTTTCGTTTCTCCAAAGGCTTCAGAGGAAGAGCTTAACGCAGCATTTCAGGATAATACAAGAGCCGTATTTGGTGAGACAATTGCCAACCCAGCTCTTACTGTTTTGGATATCGAAAAATTTGCCAAAGCAGCTCATGAGCATGGTGTACCACTTATCGTGGATAACACATTCCCTACACCTGTTAACTGCCGTCCAATCGAGTGGGGCGCTGATATTGTCACTCACTCTACCACAAAATATATGGATGGCCACGGCGCTGCTGTTGGTGGATGTATCGTTGATTCCGGCAAATTTGACTGGATGGCTCACGCAGATAAATTCCCTGGACTTTGCACTCCAGACGATAGCTATCACGGCATCACTTACGCCGAAAAGTTCGGGAAGGAAGGCGCTTTCATCACTAAGTGTACCGCTCAGCTTATGCGTGATTTTGGCTGCATTCAGTCACCTCAGCATGCTTTCATTCTCAACCTTGGTCTCGAATCGCTTCATGTTCGTATGCCTCGTCATGTTGAAAATGGTCTTGCTGTTGCCAAGTTCCTTTCTGAACAACCTGAGGTAAAGAAGGTTACCTATCCAGGTCTTGAAGGTGATGAATATTACGAAATCGCTCAGAAGTATCTTCCAAATGGAGGCTGTGGAGTTGTTTCCTTCGAGCTTGAAGGCGGCAGAAAGGCTGCTGAAAGCTTCATGAAGAAGCTTAAACTTATTGCTATCGAAACACATGTTGCTGATGCAAGAAGCTGCTGCCTTAACCCAGCTACATCAACACATCGTCAGATGACAGACGCGCAGCTTGAAGAGGCTGGCATCCCAGCTGGACTTATCAGAGTTTCCTGCGGTCTTGAGGACAGTGCTGATCTTATTACTGATATTGCGCAGGCATTAAAATAA
- a CDS encoding acetyltransferase → MKSIAIMGASGHCKVVADIALLNGYDEIVFIDKNPQIDMLAEYPVADEDTDLDYYIDHHYDFVVGIGEAAIRRKVQEMLEERGADIVSLIHPAATIAYDVKIGEGTVIMAGAVINPNTVIGKGCIINTCASVDHDNVIGDFAHISVGAHTAGTVTMGDNSWLGIGAVVSNDINVCNDVFIGAGAVVVKDITEPGKYVGVPAIKTL, encoded by the coding sequence ATGAAAAGTATAGCAATAATGGGTGCCAGTGGGCACTGTAAAGTTGTGGCAGATATTGCCCTTTTAAATGGATATGACGAGATTGTTTTTATCGACAAGAATCCACAGATAGATATGCTAGCGGAGTATCCAGTGGCAGACGAGGATACTGATTTGGATTATTATATTGACCATCACTACGATTTTGTGGTCGGGATCGGAGAGGCCGCAATCCGCCGTAAGGTTCAGGAAATGTTGGAGGAGCGAGGAGCTGATATCGTCAGCCTTATTCATCCGGCAGCAACCATCGCTTATGATGTGAAAATAGGCGAGGGTACAGTGATTATGGCCGGAGCGGTCATTAATCCAAACACTGTAATTGGCAAGGGCTGCATTATCAATACCTGCGCATCAGTGGATCATGACAATGTGATTGGAGATTTTGCCCACATTTCCGTTGGGGCTCACACTGCAGGTACTGTTACAATGGGCGATAACAGCTGGCTTGGAATTGGCGCTGTTGTGAGCAACGATATCAATGTATGTAACGATGTGTTCATCGGTGCTGGTGCTGTTGTGGTGAAAGATATCACTGAGCCTGGAAAATATGTTGGTGTACCAGCAATAAAAACTTTATAG
- a CDS encoding ATP-binding protein, producing MTNPFTLSFGKQPLTYISRLEQTNEVVENFSSEPANCMMYMITGVRGAGKTVLMTSIAKELAEDKKWIVVELNPELDLLEQLAAKLYNLPESHVLFTKAKIDLSFFGIGLSVEGGQQFTSIDTAIETMLSLLKKEGKKVLVLLDEVTNNKSLRILAHSFQIYIRKELDIFILMAGLYENIYQLQNEKSLTFLYRAPKIHMLPLNTGAIIDSYKSIFDIDQKSAKEMADETKGYAFAYQVLGYVKWRNPEKTLKQILPEYEQYLEEYVYQKIWSELSDTDRNVLFALEGKEEIKIKELRDKINMSSSLFSTYRDRLDKKGLIDTSKYGFIGLLLPRFSNFVEKQR from the coding sequence ATGACTAATCCATTTACATTATCATTTGGAAAACAGCCACTAACATATATTTCCAGATTAGAACAGACTAATGAGGTTGTTGAGAATTTTTCATCTGAGCCTGCTAATTGCATGATGTATATGATTACAGGGGTCAGAGGAGCTGGAAAGACGGTTTTAATGACAAGCATAGCAAAGGAATTGGCAGAAGATAAAAAATGGATTGTTGTGGAATTGAATCCCGAGCTTGATTTATTAGAGCAGCTTGCAGCTAAGTTATATAATTTACCAGAGAGTCATGTGCTATTTACAAAAGCTAAAATTGATTTGTCATTTTTTGGAATAGGATTAAGTGTAGAAGGTGGGCAGCAGTTTACAAGTATTGATACAGCGATTGAGACTATGTTATCCCTTCTTAAAAAAGAAGGAAAAAAGGTGCTAGTATTACTTGATGAGGTCACAAATAATAAATCTCTGAGAATCCTAGCCCATTCTTTCCAAATATATATTAGAAAAGAATTAGACATTTTTATTCTAATGGCAGGTCTTTATGAAAATATTTACCAGTTACAAAATGAAAAATCATTAACATTTTTGTATCGCGCACCTAAAATTCACATGCTACCATTAAACACTGGAGCAATCATAGATAGTTACAAATCTATTTTTGATATTGACCAAAAATCTGCAAAGGAAATGGCTGATGAAACCAAAGGGTATGCCTTTGCTTATCAGGTTTTGGGATATGTTAAGTGGAGGAATCCAGAAAAAACCTTGAAACAGATTTTACCTGAATATGAGCAATATTTGGAAGAGTACGTATACCAAAAAATATGGTCAGAGTTGTCTGATACGGACCGCAATGTATTATTTGCGCTTGAAGGTAAAGAGGAAATAAAAATTAAAGAACTGAGAGATAAGATAAATATGTCATCTAGTTTGTTCTCAACATACAGAGATCGCTTGGATAAAAAAGGACTGATTGATACATCTAAGTATGGATTCATTGGATTACTATTACCAAGATTTTCAAATTTTGTGGAGAAGCAGAGATAG
- a CDS encoding linear amide C-N hydrolase, with product MCTAATYYSKDHYFGRNLDLEFSYNETVTIMPRGYKFPIRHADDLANWMLCECYIVAKSYRKL from the coding sequence ATGTGTACTGCAGCAACATATTACAGCAAAGATCATTACTTTGGGAGAAACTTAGATTTAGAATTCTCCTATAATGAAACTGTTACCATCATGCCTAGAGGTTACAAATTCCCTATTAGACATGCCGATGACTTAGCGAATTGGATGTTATGTGAGTGCTACATAGTTGCCAAAAGTTATAGAAAGTTATAG
- a CDS encoding flavin reductase has product MNTKAMYKLSYGLFVCTAVEGQRMNGCVINTAIQVASEPNCISIAVNKANFTHDMIVKSGKCNISVISQEASFELFKHFGFQSGRDVDKFADYPSSNYKMADNGIPYITAGTNAYFSLAVKQTVDLGSHTLFLCEPTAMEVLADASSCTYEYYQNNIKPKPEAVGTTPKGETIWRCRICGYEWVGEELPDDFICPICKHPKADFEKIER; this is encoded by the coding sequence ATGAACACAAAAGCAATGTACAAGCTATCTTATGGTTTATTTGTCTGCACGGCGGTTGAGGGGCAGCGAATGAACGGCTGCGTCATCAACACAGCCATTCAGGTTGCATCGGAGCCTAACTGCATTTCTATTGCTGTCAACAAGGCGAACTTCACTCATGATATGATTGTGAAGTCGGGCAAGTGCAACATCTCTGTGATATCTCAGGAGGCCAGCTTTGAGCTATTCAAGCATTTTGGTTTCCAGTCCGGTAGGGATGTGGACAAGTTTGCGGATTACCCATCTTCAAATTATAAGATGGCGGACAACGGAATTCCTTACATTACAGCTGGCACAAATGCATATTTTTCATTAGCGGTAAAGCAGACTGTTGATTTAGGCTCTCATACATTGTTCCTGTGCGAGCCAACAGCCATGGAGGTCCTCGCGGACGCATCTTCGTGCACCTATGAATACTATCAAAACAATATCAAGCCAAAGCCGGAAGCAGTGGGTACCACTCCAAAGGGTGAGACTATATGGCGCTGCCGTATATGCGGATACGAGTGGGTTGGAGAGGAGCTCCCAGATGACTTTATCTGCCCTATTTGCAAGCATCCGAAGGCCGACTTTGAAAAAATAGAAAGATAA
- a CDS encoding pyridoxamine 5'-phosphate oxidase family protein: MEIIRKNQDCCFTMERNVQPFEGRIACQHGTAYECIMGTGRVHIIDDSTEKMKALESLMCTQTGRSDFAFDERMISIVTVMRIDVEELTAKRRPLPGTM; the protein is encoded by the coding sequence TTGGAAATCATTAGAAAGAATCAAGACTGTTGTTTTACCATGGAAAGAAATGTGCAGCCGTTTGAAGGGCGCATAGCCTGCCAGCATGGAACAGCTTATGAGTGTATAATGGGTACGGGAAGGGTACATATCATTGATGATTCTACTGAAAAGATGAAGGCGCTGGAAAGCCTTATGTGCACCCAAACAGGTAGAAGTGACTTTGCCTTTGATGAGCGAATGATATCAATTGTTACTGTGATGCGCATAGACGTGGAGGAGCTCACAGCCAAACGTCGTCCACTTCCAGGAACGATGTAA
- a CDS encoding pyridoxamine 5'-phosphate oxidase family protein yields MTKREREITDPNQIDEILRSCMHLHLGLVDEGKPYVVPLNYGITKDEEDGHYLSTSTAEIPDVSWKSLERIKTVVLPWKEMCSRLKGA; encoded by the coding sequence ATGACCAAACGTGAACGAGAAATAACTGACCCAAACCAAATAGATGAAATCCTACGCTCGTGTATGCACCTGCATCTTGGACTGGTGGATGAAGGTAAGCCTTATGTGGTTCCGCTTAATTATGGCATTACTAAGGATGAGGAGGACGGTCACTACTTATCTACCTCCACAGCGGAAATACCGGACGTAAGTTGGAAATCATTAGAAAGAATCAAGACTGTTGTTTTACCATGGAAAGAAATGTGCAGCCGTTTGAAGGGCGCATAG
- the istA gene encoding IS21 family transposase, protein MRCLPMMTITEILRLKEEIHLTCREIGEAAGCSKSTVSGILSRCKKCGLTYQDALQLSPARINELIYPDAFGRKQSKEEPDWEVYHKELLINPRRNLQYIWQEEYRPEYPDGYSYSRFCAKYNEWKDNTGKNVVMPQEREPGKELFIDWIGDTLPCVVDNITGEKHEAHFFVTTLGDSSYPFVEAFPDETQLNWNQAHIDAFEWYGGLPRILVPDNCKTAVVHTNLYDPKINEAYNALARHYQVAIIPARVRKPRDKASVESGVGWLETWLLEWLKGRIYYSFEALNHDIRERVLELVEVKFKHRPGSRRSNFIAIDKPALRPLPQDRFEAFTTRKVSKVPNNYHVKFADFYYSVPYSYYKRSVVIHAYAKKIEIFDVVGNRIAIHQRRYAGQRYVTNTDHMPANHQAIAEFNGFNGTYYKQKAFRIGPNTFNFVDKLISSYEFEEQAYKSCMAVINFSRTYGDTRVENACEKALSLNSVTYTTLKNILKNGQDSLPIKQSSSDADTPTPYHENLRIGEWM, encoded by the coding sequence ATGAGGTGTCTACCAATGATGACTATTACTGAAATCCTTCGCTTGAAGGAAGAAATTCATCTAACTTGTCGTGAGATTGGAGAAGCAGCTGGCTGTTCAAAATCAACTGTTTCTGGAATTTTGTCACGCTGCAAAAAATGTGGGCTCACATACCAAGATGCTTTACAATTATCTCCTGCTAGAATTAATGAGCTCATTTATCCTGACGCTTTTGGGCGTAAGCAATCCAAAGAAGAACCTGATTGGGAGGTTTATCACAAGGAGTTACTGATAAATCCAAGAAGAAACCTCCAATACATTTGGCAGGAAGAATACCGTCCTGAGTATCCTGATGGATACAGTTACAGCAGATTCTGTGCCAAGTACAATGAGTGGAAAGACAACACTGGTAAAAATGTTGTCATGCCTCAGGAAAGAGAGCCAGGCAAGGAACTATTTATCGACTGGATTGGCGATACGCTTCCTTGTGTCGTGGATAACATCACAGGTGAAAAACATGAAGCTCATTTCTTTGTTACAACACTTGGTGACAGTTCGTATCCATTTGTTGAAGCTTTTCCTGATGAAACACAGCTTAACTGGAATCAGGCTCACATAGATGCCTTTGAGTGGTATGGTGGTTTGCCACGCATACTTGTTCCAGATAATTGCAAGACAGCTGTTGTGCATACAAACCTTTATGATCCAAAGATTAATGAGGCATACAATGCATTGGCTCGTCATTATCAGGTCGCTATTATTCCAGCAAGAGTGCGTAAGCCTCGTGATAAAGCCTCTGTTGAATCAGGTGTTGGCTGGCTTGAAACCTGGCTTCTTGAATGGCTTAAGGGACGAATCTATTACAGCTTTGAAGCTCTTAATCACGACATAAGAGAACGTGTCCTAGAGCTTGTTGAAGTGAAATTTAAGCATCGTCCTGGTTCAAGAAGAAGTAACTTTATTGCTATAGATAAGCCAGCACTCAGGCCATTACCACAGGACCGTTTTGAAGCCTTTACAACCAGAAAGGTTAGCAAGGTTCCAAACAATTATCATGTAAAATTTGCTGATTTTTATTATTCTGTTCCGTATAGCTACTATAAGCGTAGTGTTGTAATTCATGCCTACGCTAAAAAGATAGAAATCTTTGATGTAGTGGGTAATAGAATCGCTATTCATCAAAGAAGATATGCGGGTCAGCGCTACGTAACAAATACAGATCACATGCCAGCAAACCATCAAGCTATTGCTGAATTTAATGGTTTTAATGGCACTTACTATAAGCAAAAAGCTTTTAGGATAGGACCAAACACATTTAACTTTGTCGATAAGCTTATATCTTCTTATGAGTTTGAAGAGCAGGCTTATAAATCATGCATGGCTGTGATTAATTTCAGCCGTACATATGGTGATACTAGAGTTGAGAACGCTTGTGAAAAAGCACTTAGTCTTAACTCTGTCACATATACAACCCTGAAAAACATTCTAAAGAATGGTCAGGATTCGTTACCAATTAAGCAAAGCAGTTCCGATGCGGACACCCCAACTCCATACCATGAAAATCTCCGTATCGGAGAATGGATGTAA
- the istB gene encoding IS21-like element helper ATPase IstB, with amino-acid sequence MNYQTAEQLSTMKLHAMRLEYARQDELPASEDLPFDERFAMIITAQYDARQRAKTDRLIKLASLREPTAMLENIDFDPIRKIKKADVARLSDCQWIKNGNNLIITGATGVGKTYLLSAFGRAACILGYSVRSYRTTRLLTDLTIGKGDGSYNKLMRDLVKPDLLILDDFGMKQMDLPMTQDFLEVVEERYHHQRAIAISAQLPVKEWPSVFKDPTIADAVLDRIVRNAYRFDLKGPSRRPTVEHQPADAGGDSSNANNYTEEK; translated from the coding sequence GTGAATTATCAAACTGCTGAACAATTATCAACAATGAAGCTGCATGCGATGCGTCTTGAGTATGCAAGACAAGATGAACTGCCGGCATCAGAAGACTTACCTTTTGATGAGCGATTTGCAATGATTATCACAGCTCAGTATGACGCAAGGCAGCGGGCAAAAACAGATAGGCTTATTAAGCTGGCTTCGCTAAGAGAACCTACAGCTATGCTTGAAAACATTGACTTTGATCCAATTAGAAAGATAAAAAAAGCTGATGTTGCAAGACTATCTGACTGCCAGTGGATTAAAAACGGTAACAACTTAATTATCACAGGCGCCACAGGAGTGGGTAAGACCTATTTGCTATCAGCTTTTGGCCGAGCTGCTTGTATTTTGGGCTATTCAGTTAGAAGTTATAGAACAACAAGGCTTCTAACCGATTTGACCATTGGTAAAGGTGACGGCTCATACAATAAGCTTATGCGTGACCTGGTAAAACCTGATTTATTAATCCTTGATGATTTTGGGATGAAACAAATGGATTTACCAATGACACAGGATTTCCTTGAAGTTGTAGAAGAACGTTACCATCATCAAAGAGCTATCGCTATTTCAGCACAGCTTCCAGTGAAGGAGTGGCCTTCGGTTTTCAAGGATCCAACTATTGCAGATGCGGTACTTGACAGAATCGTGCGAAATGCATATCGTTTCGACCTAAAAGGTCCATCAAGAAGACCTACGGTGGAACATCAGCCAGCTGACGCTGGAGGTGACAGTTCCAACGCAAACAATTATACTGAAGAAAAATAG
- a CDS encoding transposase family protein: METIINDLDTNYKLIRYRNKVDTIVFEIANKATEAKCPYCGAISSRVHSTYQREIQDLPIQNKKVVLLVSTRKFFCDNDLCKRKTFSEIHKFVGKNAKKTTRLEDNILYTSTQLSSVAASKILKSNHINVSKSSICVMLKKNASTCG, translated from the coding sequence ATGGAAACAATTATTAACGACTTGGACACTAATTATAAATTAATAAGATATAGAAATAAGGTAGATACAATAGTATTTGAAATAGCAAATAAAGCAACAGAGGCTAAATGTCCTTATTGCGGTGCTATTTCGAGTAGAGTACATTCTACATATCAAAGAGAAATACAAGACTTGCCAATTCAAAATAAAAAGGTAGTTTTATTGGTTTCAACCCGCAAATTTTTCTGTGACAATGATTTATGTAAGAGGAAAACCTTTTCTGAGATTCATAAGTTCGTTGGTAAGAATGCTAAGAAAACAACCAGATTAGAGGATAATATTCTTTATACATCCACACAATTGAGCTCGGTGGCAGCTTCTAAAATATTGAAATCAAATCATATTAATGTTTCGAAAAGCAGCATATGTGTGATGCTTAAAAAAAATGCCAGCACTTGTGGATAA
- the rfbG gene encoding CDP-glucose 4,6-dehydratase → MNLDFYKGKKILITGHTGFKGSWMCKALINTGADVTGYALKAPTDPSLFDMLGLAAQMNSIEGDIRDLDHLLKVFEEIKPEIVIHMAAQPIVRDSYKDPVYTYETNVMGTVNICEAVRRTKSVRSFVNVTTDKVYLNKEWQWGYRENEELNGFDPYSNSKSCSELVTSSYKRSFFTDEEYQKVYGCDAPAVSTCRAGNVIGGGDFANDRIIPDCIRAVSAGQEIVVRNPYSTRPYEHVLEPVMAYLMIAAAQYEDKTLASSYNVGPNDSDCWTTGELVQLFCDKWNAAVVGKSLNKASWVNKHDGGPHEANFLKLDCSKLKTTFGWQPVWNVETTMEKIVEWSVAYLTGENVAEVMDKQIQEFEK, encoded by the coding sequence ATGAATTTAGATTTTTACAAAGGAAAGAAAATTTTAATCACAGGTCATACTGGTTTCAAGGGCTCATGGATGTGCAAGGCACTTATCAACACCGGTGCTGATGTTACAGGTTATGCGTTGAAGGCACCTACAGATCCAAGCCTTTTTGATATGCTCGGACTTGCTGCCCAGATGAATTCCATCGAGGGAGATATCAGGGATTTAGATCACCTTCTTAAGGTGTTCGAAGAGATTAAGCCTGAAATCGTAATTCACATGGCAGCGCAGCCAATTGTTCGTGATTCTTACAAGGATCCAGTTTACACATACGAGACAAACGTGATGGGAACTGTAAACATTTGCGAGGCTGTTCGTCGAACAAAGAGTGTTCGTTCATTTGTAAACGTTACTACTGACAAGGTTTATCTCAATAAGGAATGGCAGTGGGGCTACCGCGAGAACGAGGAGCTCAACGGCTTCGATCCATACTCTAATTCAAAGTCATGCTCTGAGCTTGTTACTTCAAGCTACAAGCGCTCATTCTTCACAGATGAGGAGTACCAGAAGGTTTATGGTTGCGATGCGCCAGCTGTTTCTACTTGCCGTGCTGGTAATGTAATCGGTGGTGGCGATTTTGCAAACGACAGAATCATCCCTGACTGCATCCGCGCTGTGTCCGCAGGACAGGAAATCGTTGTTAGAAATCCTTATTCTACTCGCCCTTACGAGCACGTTCTCGAGCCAGTTATGGCATATCTTATGATTGCAGCGGCTCAGTACGAGGACAAGACACTTGCAAGCAGCTACAACGTTGGTCCTAATGACAGCGATTGCTGGACAACAGGCGAGCTCGTTCAGCTCTTCTGTGACAAGTGGAATGCAGCCGTTGTTGGTAAGTCGCTCAACAAGGCATCCTGGGTAAACAAGCATGACGGCGGTCCTCACGAGGCAAACTTCCTCAAGCTCGACTGTAGCAAGCTTAAGACTACATTCGGCTGGCAGCCTGTATGGAATGTTGAGACTACAATGGAGAAAATCGTTGAGTGGTCTGTAGCATACTTGACTGGAGAAAATGTTGCCGAGGTTATGGATAAGCAGATCCAGGAGTTCGAAAAATAA
- a CDS encoding GtrA family protein: MWNLLESIIHFFIYKVFRLKLSEGKYQAFIQFVKFGIVGVSNTVISYVLYAVTLLGLQKAGLLPKIDYLVAQVVAFVLSVLWSFYWNNKFVFTMKEGQTRNMWKALAKTYVSYSFTGLFLNSILLILWVQLLGISEFIAPIINLIISVPLNFIINKFWAFKAK, from the coding sequence ATGTGGAATTTGTTAGAAAGTATCATTCATTTTTTTATTTACAAAGTCTTTAGACTTAAGCTGTCGGAGGGAAAATATCAGGCATTCATTCAGTTCGTGAAATTTGGAATTGTTGGTGTGAGCAACACGGTAATATCATATGTGCTTTATGCAGTTACTTTGTTGGGATTGCAGAAGGCTGGATTGTTGCCAAAGATTGATTATCTTGTGGCACAGGTGGTTGCTTTCGTTCTTAGTGTTCTTTGGTCGTTTTATTGGAATAACAAATTCGTATTTACGATGAAAGAAGGTCAGACCAGAAATATGTGGAAGGCACTTGCCAAGACTTACGTTTCATACTCATTTACAGGATTGTTTTTGAACTCTATTTTGTTGATTTTATGGGTTCAGCTTTTAGGAATTTCAGAGTTCATTGCTCCTATTATTAATTTGATCATTAGTGTACCATTAAATTTCATTATTAATAAATTTTGGGCGTTTAAAGCGAAGTAA